The sequence GTGCGtttatttcaaaacattttaaaatcatAATGGTACGTGCATGCAAAGTTGAGTTTATTATATAAAGCACTTTAAAACCATAATGGTGCCGCAAAACTGAGTAATCGTTGTTAGTTGTGATGTATTTCAAAAACCATGATAGAATAAATAACACAAACTGCGCGATGTCGAAAAGAATAGAACAAGCAGAGTAATCGTTTGTTGGTCAACATGATGTATTCCAAAGCAATGATAAAGCGTAGAACAAAAACTGCACGATGCCAAGAAAAATCAAACCGTAGATTGCAGTGACCGGTCAGACACCGGTGACTGGAATCTTCAGATGTAATAACacttgtcgcactttgtaataaacttgAAATAGAATCCACGATCCACGATTTTTTTCAAGAGGAGGTGCACCactaagaaatgacttcaacctcGTCTCatgtttgtgtgtttgtttgttcgttttgtTCACAATACTACTTATTTTAGAAAACCGCAGACTGTCTCAAGGGGGAGGGGGGTGCGCACCCCCTGCACACAtcccctagatccgcccctGCCACATTAGAAATCAAATCTTAATATCTTTTGCAATGCTATAAAAACACCGTCATTAGTCATGCAAGTGAAGCTTTTGTGAATACATAACTTTATAAATTACGGATTGCTCTTTCATTCATTGattctttatttttatcatAATCCCAGCATCGTTATCAGGGTTGCTTTACTGGAATCTGCAGATGTTCCAGAGAAACCCATGCCATCCCTGAAGTAACATCATACACAGTTCAAAAGTAGTCACTTGAAGCTATCATTTCTAATATTGTTCATCCTTTCGAGTCATTTGCGAAGGGACCAAAACCCATTTATTCACTGGATCTTTCATGGAAGAATATAACAAGTACTGATTTTTGTTAATTTGCCTGTGTATCCCAGGCCAGgctagcctgattctcagacggtccaggtcgctcgcggtcacgcactctctcccttccccgcctgatggacttcattcaaggtcatgttcgtgacgtcatgacgctcTTGTTCTTTTTGCCaatcagatcgaatgtaacatattctcggaaatcaggaattttaggaATGCATGAAAGTATGAGGGAAATCGAGCTTAGAGAATCTCGCGTgtaaatgccacttttgtccaCTTCTTAGGAGCCTTGCTATTGACGCTATTAGGAGCGttatgacgtcacgaacatgaccttgaatgaagtccatcagacggggaagggagagagtgcgtgaccgcgagcgacctggaccgtctgagaatcaggctaagGCCAGGCCCTCTAGTACCTTGGTTCACGTAGACATCACAATGGCTATTAGCATCCATTTGTAGTTTCCAGTTAACGGTCACGTGCATGCCGGTGACTGGAAGCTGCAACTGGATGTTTCTGAGAAATTCCCATGCACATTCAGCAGCGTTGTTCACAGTTTCTCTCCAGACGGATATCCTGAGAAAGTTTTCGGATGATTTGACCTTCTTACTCTCCTTCTACTGCTTGTCTGTCGGAATAAAAATGATCCTTTTCAGTAAACCTTTACCGAGGTGCTGATTGGTAACCAACATTTTCTTTGCCAATCAGTAAGAGCAACAAAAATGAACCAAGGAAACCAACAGTTTCCTATTACGAGGGCGAGGCTTAGGCAAAGTCCATCCAGGCTGAAGCATGCGCGTTAGGAGTCTACTTCACAGAAGTATTTTCCCCCAACCATTGACGATTGCCTGCGCTGTCAGTTCCTTATTCTTAATTTGGCTATTATGCCAAAGGTACAACCGACCAAAAGATTTCCGAGCAAGTGTAAAACGTTACCGAAAACCCGCCTTTCGCTTACTCTAAGAACTTTTGGTCGTAAATTTAaggtaaaaaaattatatggCAATTTATCATATAAACCCAAATAACGAAAAAGAAGATCTTTATCTTGGTGCTGACTTACCCGGCGCCAAATCAAGGAAATTTAGATTCTCCTTCACCGAAAGCTTCTTCTAACGGGTTcttgcagaaaattttaaattgttttagtTGTCGTGGTCACAGTGTTGCGAGAGCACGCGCGAGGGAGGATAGAGCAGATCGCGTGCATCTTAAAAACTTTCAGTAGAACTTGTTGACAAAGTCAATATCAAGCCGTTAAGggaacttaaaataaaaaaaacaagtgTTGAGTAGCTAGTATGAAATGTACACTTGCAGCCTTAACAGCTATAAAGGAGGGCAAAAAGTCGAATACGTTTATTCCTGTTTGAGCGAGATGAGATATCTAGCAGTCCTTAGATCGATGGATGGGAATAGTTTCAAAAGAACCTTtgatgctgcgtcggtgggagattgACAAACAAGAATTGGGTTGATCAACTGAGGCGTTGACAGTTTAAATTTTGCCAAACCTTTTGAATTATTCTTCTGACTTGGTAACCATGCGAATAAGATGTTTGGAAGGAACTGGAAACCAACAAACGCTTAAAGATGGCGGTCATTTGATAATATGTCAGCCGATTTTCTGCCAAAGTTGATCTTCTTGTCGCCTGAAGTTGAGGAATATTTGAAGACTTCCTTGTATTCTGAGGTAAAATTTGTGAATGGTAAAGTAGTTCCCCCAGTATTTTTTTACAGGAAATAGCATATTGCAGAAAAGGTGTACAGCTTTTTGTAAATCATGTCAGCTTCATCAAGTGATTGCACTGAAAGAGTAACTGCGGAATACCCTGCCGCTTTGAAGCTGTACCCCTGGCCATGGAAGAGCTGGATACGCGGCTACGCGGTGAGCGTAGACCCTAGCCTTTCTCAAGAAATGGTAAGTATATTTCTGGGTGGATACGCGTAGTCTAAGCACTAACAGATTACAGACCATGTAGCATAAATTTCCATATTAACAACCAGCTCGTGTTAAAGGAGTAATCGATTGCcgcgactttttttttttttgccgttaTATTATCATCAGTTTGAAACATGTATGCAGTCTATCGAATTTGAATAAGCGCGGTAAGTGTCGATCTATGCGAGAACAATGGACCAGTAATTAAGAGGAAGTTGCATTGTTCTTGGGGGCGGAGCTTTTGATTGCTCTAAGGTCTCTTGGGATTGTAGGAAAAGAGATTTCGAAGCACATTTTCTGTTATCTTGTTTTGTTTACCCACGGGATCTAATCGTCCGTCGCGTAGCTTTGCACTAGATAAATCCTTAATGATTGTTTCCTTTTAAGCGGTCCTGGGGGCCATAACTccaaagacccggtaacttatcgggcccaaagagcaattcttgaaactatgatccgcttgccgtgaaaaggTTAATATCTTTCAGATgcaaggaaaggcaaaataactgccaagtttcaacgcttgaaacatgttcttattgaagatataaagggatttatgtcacccgaaaagtttcgggacgtttgagaaacgggcccctggttaAGCAATAACAAATTCGATAAAATTACCCAAGGTTTGATTATTGTTTGCTTGTGCCGGCTTAGTGGTTTAAAGAACAAGGTATGCTAAATGTGTATCATGGCTTGCTGTCTTGATGCTTGGCTGAAGCATGATTATCGCAGGATTGTTAGTCAGTCACTTAGCTTTAGTTGAAATTTGCCTGATACTTTGATCGCAATCTTTGCTAGTCTCGGTTCCATGCTTTAAAGAACGAAGAATATAATATTTGTAGGTTGCTTTTCTTGGAAACTAGTATGTTACACGAAATTGATATCCAGTTCCCAAGTGTGATCTCCACGTATCTACGTATCCACTTATCCACCTAATTTAGAGTATAGCTTCaaagtggcagggtattctgcagttaagccGCACTGAAGAACTGGAGATGTTTCTAAATACTGGAATAACAGATGAAGAAATCGGCAGGAAACATTAACTTTGGCTGTACACATGAATTTGGAATAAATTACTGCATTTGCTAATGAAGTTATGTATTCTTACAAGGTAGAAATCTGGTGATGTTGCAGAGTTCGATCGTTTATTAGAGGCACTTAGGTCTCCTCCATTATGTACCATTGTGAGGGtaaacaatttaaaaacaaCCGTGGATGATGCGCAAGAGAGGCTTCAAAGCATTTTGGATCAAGTATGTCCAGATTTTatttgacgaaaaaaaaaatgactccTTAAGACAAGTTCGATTACAGTAACCCTAACCTGTAACCCTAACTCTGCTTCTAGAGTAAATTTACTCTATATGGGGCTTATGACTCCATCACATACCTACATTACAATCACAgacaaatgattattttattGCTCAGACTCTCTCTCTCCTGACTGTTACATGTACTTTTCCCACTTTACTGCAATCTTTGTTGACGCCAACTAAGCTGGTGACTTCCAACTAGAacgtggtaattcaacattatttttttttcaggtgagGGGGGTAGACATGAATTTCAGTGAGGGTGAGGATAAGTAGCCCATTTTCATGCTCAACATTCAGGATAATTGACTGAAAAGGATACTCATGCTCTAATTGATTTGTTTCACATTATGCTTTATTCTGTTATAGtaattttttgtttatgtttgtttGATCAGAAGGAGGAAATATCCACAGAAAAGCAGGACGATTATTATAAAGTGGAAAAACATCCGCTGCTAAGAGATGTGTTAATGATCGATGGTTCAGGTCCTCATGTTGACATTGCTTCTGTTGAGAAAGAGATCATAGTTGACTTGCACTGTGGGATTGCAGTGCTCAGAGGAGCAAACATTTATATCCCTGGTGTCATGGCAGCTCATCCTTGTGAGTATATGTAAGACTTATGATTATCTCTACACTAAGAAAATTCAGGAGGGGGGTTGCTTCTCTCTCAATTGatcagtaaaatttaatttaataccATACTGAAAACATTTAATTTCTAATATAACATGCTCCTTCTCCTAAACTTTTGTAATAGATTGTTGCTAGAATTATTTTATTAGTTACTGTTtcctgtatttctttttttctttttgtgcaacattggttttattttttatttaggTGTATGaatgaaagagtttagaagcaaaaacaaaaatctgtAAGAGAAGAAGAAATGGGATTTGTTTGAGGCAAATGGTGGAAGTTTTTATGTGTTCACCTTGTATTTTGTAAGGCAATGATGAAACAAGTTTAGTTGATTGTAGATCTTTTAACTGTTATTCTGAATGTCAGGTATAAAGAGGGGAGACTTGGTGTCTGTCTATGCTGATTTATATGGCAAATGTCGCAAGGGTGTCACCAAACCTTTTGATGGACAGAAGCTTTTCTTAGGAAATGGAATTTCTTTGTTTGATAGGAGAGATGTGTTCTGTTCCCAAAACAATTTCAGGTattaatagaccactttcataaatggcagaaTATTTGTGATTCCTTTGTATTGCTTGTTAATaatagacctactggcctcattttggtttaaatattcttttgaattttgcccattgCAGAAAGGTTAGAACTAAGGGAAATTCCTTGGCCTTCCAAAATGCGAAAttaatgttgaaaaaaaaaacatgactgGTTATTTTGTTATGAAATAGTATTTtgctgttgtggttgttaaaataattatgttttcCAGAACTAggaggagcagtcgtggctcagctggctagtgcgcggctttctgagcgagaggtctccgattcgatcttcagtgacttcaacgtctgctttgactttcctctgatccttgtagccatagctttgaatacccgtaaaacggagcaccgACAGAGGCaggggggtagagggcgcaccgtcggcttccattaaTACCAGTCTCGTagctgaaggaactaccgacgttaaataaagtgactttaccttttACCTTTTTACTTTAACTAGAAAAGAGAAAATTGCATCTATAGATTATTCTAGGCAGCTTAGATGCTTCAAACTTGAAATATTTTACATGGTTTTTATTGTGGCATAACGTTTCTTTGATTTGTTTCCAGAGGTGAAGCAGTCAAGATGAGTTTTCCTCTTTACAAGTGTCCCTCATTAAGAGACATACTTCCTAACATGCTGTTTCTTCAAAATTTACCTTCTGTGGTTGTAGGACATGTTTTGAATCCTCAGCCAGGGGACATTGTTTTGGACATGTGTGCCTCACCAGGTGCGTACACATGAACACTTGACTTGTTCTTATTTTCATCCATAGACACTCACTGTGTCAAATGATTGATAAAGATATATTACCACAGGAAGATTATTCTCTCTGTGTAGCATATAAAAGCTTCAAGTTAGGCTTTCAGTTAGGCTTGCATGCTTGTAGAACTGTAGTTTGGCAGCTGGGTGTTCAACTTCAAGAACTCGTGTGTCTGATCTTATTGTATCTTCTTCTTTCCGAGATGATCTTCATAACTATATcaatttattatatggcaaacccagtcctaggcaaatccctgtgctctgattggttctttctcagtcaggattttgcagtacggaccgtttccatggaaacggtccaatctgtgtatttttgttttggagcaaagccggcaaatttaacatttgcaaccaagacagcgaaaaaatgtgaaaattgtcattcttcacattgaaactaccagctgaagctaaaaagattgaaatttttccgaaatttcaaagatggatgaagatgaacattttttaagtgcaagccaccagaagtgcattttactatcaggaacagagtgccatataataaactacttactaaccgagcttgctcgggccgtaccggggaatattggccctcggtcgtttttgtacagacctcgctgcgctcggtccgtactgtcacgacctcgggccaatattccccagtacggccctcatCCCCTGTTGTCATTGTTTAATCTTTGAAGGATATGATGGCTGCGCTCTTCTGCCTTGAAATACATTGTTATTCCAAAGAATTCCTCTCAATGCACGGGCAAACATTAAATGCTCATTTGATGAAATTTTTTTGGGAGTAATTTCAAGCTATTGcctctttgtaaattttatatAGGAGGTAAAACAACACATCTTGCTTCACTCATGGAAGACAAGGTAAGAGCGAGTGCAAATAGTGTGATTCTACAAACAGTCAGGCTGTGCCTGATAACTTCCTTGGCTTGTAGCTAAACAACAATTCACAACTTTACAGCAtgtttggttcccattgcaatcACCCAAAGAAACTTGTACACAGAACTGAATAGTGGGCTATCATGTAGTAAGAACATTTTACTTAGTTAGTAATGGATACTCAATTATTGCGGTACAATaccaggggtttcaatagaagctggCAGCTGGTGAATTTTGCCACTTCCTACCCAAATTATCGCAAACTactttatattattattaaattttatttgagtTGTTACTGTCAttacttaatcaatatttagtactgaatttgatgctggaatgcaggaaatggcatttctgggcttctagattccaaaattttctgggggtgGTGGTGGAGGAGGCATTTGACCCCAAATCCCCTAGGGGGAGGGGCCTTACATCCCCTGAAGTGTTACAGCTGCCTACTTTAATAGGGTCTTCcacctacttcagaacttattgaaacccctgtagTACCCTTAGTTTTGGCAGATTTGTTGTTAAGTAATGTTTTTCTCTTAGCATTAATTTGCATCATTAGGCTAAAATACTTGAGGAAATGAAAGTCACACTTGGCTGATTCAACtaacatgaatttcatttgaccTACAATGGAAGCTTGCTCAAAATATAGTAGTCAGAGGT is a genomic window of Acropora muricata isolate sample 2 chromosome 8, ASM3666990v1, whole genome shotgun sequence containing:
- the LOC136925098 gene encoding tRNA (cytosine(72)-C(5))-methyltransferase NSUN6-like isoform X1 — translated: MSASSSDCTERVTAEYPAALKLYPWPWKSWIRGYAVSVDPSLSQEMKSGDVAEFDRLLEALRSPPLCTIVRVNNLKTTVDDAQERLQSILDQKEEISTEKQDDYYKVEKHPLLRDVLMIDGSGPHVDIASVEKEIIVDLHCGIAVLRGANIYIPGVMAAHPCIKRGDLVSVYADLYGKCRKGVTKPFDGQKLFLGNGISLFDRRDVFCSQNNFRGEAVKMSFPLYKCPSLRDILPNMLFLQNLPSVVVGHVLNPQPGDIVLDMCASPGGKTTHLASLMEDKGIIVALDKSEPKISKLNQNCDRLGVCCVKSFVFDGVKALDTDKQMDPDNCTMSLPASPPYPSGSFDHILLDAPCSALGQRPQFVVKMKLKELQSYPRLQRKLFTTAVGLLKEGGVLVYSTCTLTPQENEQQVAWALKSFPCLRLERQIPHLGGPGLPNCGLSNEECLLVQRFDPAKFYEEKEKEDSHSFIDTIGFFVAKFTKHSC
- the LOC136925098 gene encoding tRNA (cytosine(72)-C(5))-methyltransferase NSUN6-like isoform X3 — translated: MSADFLPKLIFLSPEVEEYLKTSLYSEKEEISTEKQDDYYKVEKHPLLRDVLMIDGSGPHVDIASVEKEIIVDLHCGIAVLRGANIYIPGVMAAHPCIKRGDLVSVYADLYGKCRKGVTKPFDGQKLFLGNGISLFDRRDVFCSQNNFRGEAVKMSFPLYKCPSLRDILPNMLFLQNLPSVVVGHVLNPQPGDIVLDMCASPGGKTTHLASLMEDKGIIVALDKSEPKISKLNQNCDRLGVCCVKSFVFDGVKALDTDKQMDPDNCTMSLPASPPYPSGSFDHILLDAPCSALGQRPQFVVKMKLKELQSYPRLQRKLFTTAVGLLKEGGVLVYSTCTLTPQENEQQVAWALKSFPCLRLERQIPHLGGPGLPNCGLSNEECLLVQRFDPAKFYEEKEKEDSHSFIDTIGFFVAKFTKHSC
- the LOC136925098 gene encoding tRNA (cytosine(72)-C(5))-methyltransferase NSUN6-like isoform X2; translated protein: MSADFLPKLIFLSPEVEEYLKTSLYSEKSGDVAEFDRLLEALRSPPLCTIVRVNNLKTTVDDAQERLQSILDQKEEISTEKQDDYYKVEKHPLLRDVLMIDGSGPHVDIASVEKEIIVDLHCGIAVLRGANIYIPGVMAAHPCIKRGDLVSVYADLYGKCRKGVTKPFDGQKLFLGNGISLFDRRDVFCSQNNFRGEAVKMSFPLYKCPSLRDILPNMLFLQNLPSVVVGHVLNPQPGDIVLDMCASPGGKTTHLASLMEDKGIIVALDKSEPKISKLNQNCDRLGVCCVKSFVFDGVKALDTDKQMDPDNCTMSLPASPPYPSGSFDHILLDAPCSALGQRPQFVVKMKLKELQSYPRLQRKLFTTAVGLLKEGGVLVYSTCTLTPQENEQQVAWALKSFPCLRLERQIPHLGGPGLPNCGLSNEECLLVQRFDPAKFYEEKEKEDSHSFIDTIGFFVAKFTKHSC